A window of Bos taurus isolate L1 Dominette 01449 registration number 42190680 breed Hereford chromosome 19, ARS-UCD2.0, whole genome shotgun sequence contains these coding sequences:
- the DCAF7 gene encoding DDB1- and CUL4-associated factor 7, with translation MSLHGKRKEIYKYEAPWTVYAMNWSVRPDKRFRLALGSFVEEYNNKVQLVGLDEESSEFICRNTFDHPYPTTKLMWIPDTKGVYPDLLATSGDYLRVWRVGETETRLECLLNNNKNSDFCAPLTSFDWNEVDPYLLGTSSIDTTCTIWGLETGQVLGRVNLVSGHVKTQLIAHDKEVYDIAFSRAGGGRDMFASVGADGSVRMFDLRHLEHSTIIYEDPQHHPLLRLCWNKQDPNYLATMAMDGMEVVILDVRVPCTPVARLNNHRACVNGIAWAPHSSCHICTAADDHQALIWDIQQMPRAIEDPILAYTAEGEINNVQWASTQPDWIAICYNNCLEILRV, from the exons ATGTCACTGCACGGCAAACGGAAGGAGATCTACAAGTATGAAGCGCCTTGGACCGTCTACGCCATGAACTGGAGCGTGCGGCCCGACAAGCGCTTTCGCCTGGCGCTGGGCAGCTTCGTGGAGGAGTACAACAACAAG GTTCAGCTTGTGGGTTTAGACGAAGAGAGTTCAGAGTTTATCTGCCGGAACACCTTCGACCACCCGTACCCCACCACCAAGCTCATGTGGATCCCTGACACGAAAGGCGTGTATCCAGACCTGCTGGCGACGAGCGGCGACTATCTCCGCGTGTGGAGG GTTGGCGAAACAGAGACCAGGTTGGAATGTTTgctgaacaataacaagaacTCGGATTTCTGTGCTCCTCTGACTTCCTTTGACTGGAATGAGGTGGATCCTTATCTTTTAG GTACCTCTAGCATCGACACAACGTGTACCATCTGGGGGCTGGAGACTGGGCAGGTGTTGGGGCGAGTGAATCTCGTGTCTGGCCATGTGAAGACCCAGCTCATCGCCCATGACAAAGAG GTCTACGACATTGCATTTAGCCGGGCGGGGGGCGGCAGGGACATGTTCGCCTCTGTGGGTGCCGATGGCTCGGTGCGGATGTTTGACCTCCGTCACCTAGAACACAGCACCATCATTTATGAAGACCCACAGCATCACCCACTGCTGCGCCTCTGCTGGAACAAGCAGGACCCCAACTACCTGGCCACCATGGCCATGGATGGAATGGAG GTAGTGATTCTGGACGTCCGAGTTCCCTGCACACCTGTTGCCAGGTTAAACAACCACCGAGCATGCGTCAATGGCATTGCGTGGGCCCCACACTCATCCTGCCACATCTGTACTGCAG CGGATGACCATCAGGCCCTCATCTGGGACATCCAGCAGATGCCCCGGGCCATCGAGGACCCGATCCTGGCCTACACAGCTGAGGGGGAGATCAACAACGTGCAGTGGGCGTCGACCCAGCCTGACTGGATCGCCATCTGCTACAACAACTGCCTGGAGATACTCAGAGTGTAG
- the TACO1 gene encoding translational activator of cytochrome c oxidase 1, with protein sequence MAAWAVISLSRAAAQCLWARGPGVRGAVPPSALAFQPEPPCCSAAGGRTLHLTAEVPAGHNKWSKVRHIKGPKDAERSRIFSKLSLSIRLAVKEGGPNPELNSNLASILEVCRSKHMPKSTIEAALKMEKTKDMYLLYEGRGPGGSSLLIEALSNSSSKCHSDIKHILNKNGGMMAEGARHSFDKKGVIVVGEEDREKKPVNLERALELAIEAGAEDVAETEDEEEKNIFKFICDASSLHQVRKKLDSLGLCSVSCTLEFIPNTKVRLADPDLEQAAHLIQALGNHDDVIHVYDNIE encoded by the exons ATGGCAGCTTGGGCTGTTATCAGCTTGAGCAGGGCCGCTGCCCAGTGCTTGTGGGCGCGAGGCCCGGGGGTCCGGGGGGCTGTTCCGCCCTCCGCCCTGGCCTTCCAGCCTGAGCCCCCGTGCTGTAGCGCCGCTGGGGGCCGGACGCTGCACCTCACGGCCGAAGTCCCCGCGGGGCACAACAAGTGGTCCAAAGTCCGGCACATCAAGGGTCCCAAAGACGCAGAAAGGAGTCGCATCTTCTCCAAGCTCAGCTTGAGCATTCGCTTAGCGGTTAAAG AAGGAGGCCCCAACCCTGAGCTCAACAGCAACCTGGCCAGCATCCTAGAGGTGTGTCGTAGCAAACACATGCCCAAGTCAACAATTGAGGCCGCGCTGAAAATGGAG AAAACCAAGGACATGTATTTGTTGTATGAGGGCCGAGGCCCCGGTGGCTCTTCTCTTCTCATCGAGGCATTATCTAACAGTAGCTCCAAGTGCCACTCGGACATCAAACATATCCTGAATAAGAATGG GGGAATGATGGCCGAAGGAGCTCGCCACTCCTTTGACAAAAAGGGGGTGATTGTGGTTGGAGAGGAGGACAGAGAGAAGAAACCTGTGAACCTAGAGCGTGCCCTGGAGCTGGCGATAGAAGCAGGAGCTGAGGATGTCGCGGAGACTGAAGACGaagaggaaaagaacatttttaaa TTTATTTGTGATGCCTCTTCACTGCATCAAGTGAGGAAGAAACTGGACTCCCTGGGCCTGTGTTCTGTGTCCTGTACACTAGAGTTCATCCCCAACACAAAGGTGCGGCTGGCTGACCCCGACCTGGAGCAGGCTGCCCATCTCATCCAGGCACTCGGCAACCATGATGACGTGATCCATGTCTATGACAACATTGAGTAG